A genomic segment from Fusarium fujikuroi IMI 58289 draft genome, chromosome FFUJ_chr04 encodes:
- a CDS encoding probable TPR-containing protein Mql1, translated as MANHHASPTMMQMQQHQGQVPPPPPPPPQFAPSHQIAAMNEAVWLQIGSYAEVLRNPDEAMHAYERALQANPNSTQAMNAIGLLYKTREAFEKALEFFRAIVQLEPNNGEAWGNLGHCYLMTENLQKAYDAYQQALVNLRDPKDPMLWYGIGILYDRYGSYDYAEEAFSQVMNIQPDFEKANEIYFRLGIIYKQQNKWVQSLECFKYIVNSPPGPLTQEDIWFQIGHVHEQQKDFDSAKAAYQRVLDHSPNHAKVLQQLGWLHHQQSNTYESQDRAIQYLEKSVGADNQDAQSWYLLGRCYMSQQKYPKAYEAYQQAVYRDGKNPTFWCSIGVLYYQINQYRDALDAYSRAIRLNPYISEVWYDLGTLYESCNNQITDALDAYQRAAELDPNNPHIKARLQLLRSGGTNGGPPPAPQPADVHPQAYQAAGPVGPQWGGSTQQPPAAGPPPPPQGPGENWAGRLSNINPPPQPPNPYEARGEPFRGGPAPPLRQPSPQQEQLRQPYNDPNRGGPRRGQTPPPPPGHQYSQPPHAPPQSQPSAPASERRVANPNWGGATPSASAPPPSNINGPNVPNGMAPFRPTNSPRPDGRPVHDNRMPSPKSAYPQHQAPPLYPQHPEMAAQGTENGPQGPSGPPGPPPPPAVAEAAMQRMDDRPPSVGPKRMREWEEESAAKKQASEENRVRLDDMRHRRPSTPPRDNYRRNSSEIRRADDTRRPDEPRREEPRRPESAPRHATESYHPSEAAHHPPSHASGPSHLPPMQQPPTPMSGVVHEKPPVSATPKEDRPPSLEHAPPPPRAAPPAEPERAARKMDVDEDYDDSGEDEKKATIVTNGSGPSSAAGDAKTSTPANAGVNGVSGTVTKVE; from the exons ATGGCGAACCATCACGCGTCGCCGACCATGATGCAAATGCAACAGCATCAGGGCCAGGTGCCCCCGCCccctccgccgccgcctcaGTTTGCGCCATCACATCAGATCGCGGCCATGAATGAGGCTGTCTGGTTGCAGATAG GGAGCTATGCGGAGGTTTTGCGCAATCCAGATGAAGCTATGCACGCATACGAGCGCGCTCTTCAGGCCAACCCCAACTCAACCCAGGCCATGAACGCAATTGGCCTCCTCTACAAGACCCGTGAAGCTTTCGAGAAGGCGCTTGAGTTCTTCCGCGCCATCGTCCAGCTTGAGCCCAACAACGGCGAAGCTTGGGGAAACCTCG GGCACTGTTATTTAATGACAGAGAACCTGCAAAAGGCCTATGATGCATACCAACAGGCTTTGGTTAACTTGAGAGACCCCAAG GATCCTATGTTGTGGTATGGTATTGGTATACTGTACGATCGCTATGGCAGCTACGATTACGCCGAAGAAGCGTTCTCTCAAGTTATGAACATACAGCCTGATTTCGAGAAAGCAAATGAGATCTACTTCCGACTCGGTATAATATACAAACAACAGAACAAGTGGGTTCAGAGTCTCGAG TGCTTCAAATACATTGTCAATTCTCCTCCTGGTCCCTTGACGCAGGAAGACATCTGGTTCCAGATTGGTCATGTCCATGAGCAGCAGAAGGAT TTCGATAGCGCTAAGGCTGCCTACCAACGTGTCCTGGACCATTCACCCAACCATGCCAAggttcttcagcagcttggCTGGCTGCATCACCAGCAGAGCAACACGTATGAGAGCCAAGATAGAGCCATCCAATATTTGGAGAAGTCGGTCGGCGCAG ACAATCAAGATGCCCAGAGTTGGTATCTCTTGGGCAGATGCTATATGTCGCAGCAGAAGTATCCAAAAGCTTATGAGGCTTACCAACAAGCTGTTTATAGAGATGGAAAGAACCCAACTTTCTGGTGCTCCATCGGTGTGCTTTACTATCAAATCAACCAGTACAGGGACGCACTTGACGCTTATTCTCGCGCCATCAGGCTGAACCCTTATATCTCAGAAGTTTGGTATGATCTGGGAACTTTG TACGAAAGCTGTAACAACCAAATCACGGATGCTCTAGATGCTTACCAGCGTGCTGCTGAACTTGATCCTAACAACCCCCATATCAAGGCAAGACTTCAGCTCCTTCGCTCTGGTGGTACCAATGGGGGACCccctcctgctcctcagcctgcAGATGTTCACCCGCAAGCTTACCAGGCCGCTGGCCCCGTCGGACCACAATGGGGAGGATCAACTCAACAGCCGCCTGCTGCCGGTCCTCCACCACCCCCTCAAGGCCCAGGAGAGAACTGGGCGGGCAGACTGTCTAACATCAACCCTCCACCGCAACCTCCCAATCCTTATGAAGCCCGAGGCGAGCCTTTCCGTGGAGGACCTGCACCACCTCTGCGACAACCTAGCCCTCAGCAAGAGCAGTTGCGCCAGCCCTATAACGATCCCAATCGAGGCGGCCCTCGCCGTGGTCAAACACCCCCTCCTCCCCCCGGCCATCAATACTCTCAACCACCGCACGCCCCTCCACAATCCCAGCCTTCTGCTCCCGCTTCTGAGCGACGAGTCGCAAATCCTAACTGGGGTGGAGCAACACCGTCAGCATCAGCACCCCCACCCAGCAACATTAATGGCCCCAACGTTCCTAACGGCATGGCTCCTTTCCGACCTACCAACAGCCCTCGACCTGATGGCCGCCCTGTTCATGACAACCGCATGCCTTCACCAAAATCCGCATACCCTCAGCACCAGGCCCCCCCTCTgtatcctcaacatcctgaGATGGCTGCTCAGGGAACTGAGAATGGCCCTCAAGGACCATCCGGACCGCCAGGaccgcctcctccacccGCAGTAGCGGAGGCTGCCATGCAGAGAATGGATGACCGGCCGCCTTCAGTCGGCCCCAAGCGCATGCGAGAGTGGGAAGAAGAAtctgctgccaagaagcaagcCAGTGAGGAAAACAGAGTTCGACTCGACGACATGCGTCATCGAAGACCGTCTACTCCTCCTCGTGATAACTATCGTCGTAACTCTTCCGAAATTCGACGGGCTGATGATACTCGTCGACCTGATGAACCACGCCGCGAGGAACCCCGCAGACCCGAATCAGCCCCTCGCCATGCCACTGAGAGCTATCATCCCTCAGAAGCAGCCCACCACCCCCCGAGCCACGCCTCTGGTCCCAGCCATTTACCACCAATGCAGCAGCCACCTACTCCGATGTCTGGTGTCGTTCACGAGAAGCCACCAGTATCCGCTACGCCTAAAGAAGATCGCCCCCCAAGTCTGGAACATGCTCCGCCTCCCCCTCGCGCAGCTCCCCCTGCCGAGCCTGAAAGAGCAGCAAGAAAGATGGACGTTGACGAGGACTACGATGACAGTGGggaagacgagaagaaggcgactATTGTCACAAATGGCTCTGGTCCCAGCTCGGCAGCTGGAGATGCCAAGACATCCACTCCCGCGAATGCTGGTGTAAACGGAGTTTCTGGTACCGTCACAAAAGTTGAATGA